In uncultured Bacteroides sp., one genomic interval encodes:
- the ybeY gene encoding rRNA maturation RNase YbeY yields the protein MAISYQTDGIKMPAIKKRETTAWIKAVASTYEKKVGEIAYIFCSDEKILEVNKEYLQHDYYTDIITFDYCEDNIISGDIFISLDTVKSNSEQFKTSYNDELHRTIIHGILHLCGINDKGEGEREIMEAEENKALALLK from the coding sequence ATGGCTATAAGTTATCAGACAGACGGGATAAAAATGCCCGCAATAAAAAAAAGAGAAACTACTGCTTGGATTAAAGCAGTGGCTAGTACATACGAAAAAAAAGTTGGGGAAATAGCGTATATTTTTTGTTCTGACGAGAAAATCCTTGAAGTAAACAAAGAGTATCTGCAACACGATTACTATACCGACATAATAACGTTCGACTATTGTGAAGACAATATCATTTCTGGAGATATCTTTATCAGCCTAGATACGGTTAAAAGCAATTCTGAACAATTTAAGACATCCTATAATGACGAGTTGCACCGAACAATAATACATGGCATCCTCCACCTATGCGGAATAAACGATAAAGGAGAAGGTGAACGCGAAATAATGGAGGCTGAAGAGAATAAAGCTTTAGCACTTTTAAAATAG
- a CDS encoding nucleoside recognition domain-containing protein, whose amino-acid sequence MVLNYIWIAFFVIAFVVALIRLIFMGDTQVFSEIMNSTFSSSKTAFEISLGLTGILSLWLGIMKIGENGGLITTLSRWLSPVLSKLFPEIPKGHPAYGAMFMNISANMLGLDNAATPLGLKAMKELQDLNNEKKNASNPMIMFLVLNTSGLTLIPISIMVYRAQLGAAQPTDIFIPIMIATFFSTLAGVISVSIYQKINLFNKTIFSFLCLISTFIGGIIFLFSTMPREKIDLYSTLFANIFLFSVIITFIISGVRKKINVYESFVEGAKEGFSTAVRIIPYLVAILVGVAVFRASGTMDLIIKGIEYIIGFLGLDTSFVGGLPTAIMKPLSGSGARGLMVDAMKTYGADSFVGRLSCIFQGSTDTTFYILAVYFGSVGIRKTRHAVACGLIADLAGVIAAISVCYLFFY is encoded by the coding sequence ATGGTATTGAATTACATTTGGATTGCTTTCTTTGTCATTGCCTTTGTTGTTGCTTTGATAAGGTTAATTTTTATGGGAGACACTCAGGTGTTTAGTGAAATAATGAACTCCACTTTTAGTTCATCAAAAACCGCTTTCGAGATATCTTTAGGTTTAACTGGAATACTTTCACTTTGGTTAGGCATAATGAAGATTGGTGAGAATGGAGGATTAATTACAACTCTTTCGCGTTGGCTTAGCCCTGTACTTAGCAAGCTATTTCCCGAAATTCCAAAAGGACACCCTGCATATGGAGCTATGTTTATGAATATCTCTGCTAACATGTTAGGACTTGATAATGCAGCAACCCCATTAGGACTAAAAGCAATGAAAGAACTGCAGGATCTTAATAATGAGAAAAAGAATGCCAGCAACCCAATGATTATGTTCCTGGTACTTAACACTTCAGGATTAACATTGATTCCTATAAGTATTATGGTCTATAGAGCACAATTAGGAGCTGCTCAACCAACAGATATTTTCATTCCAATAATGATAGCCACTTTTTTCTCTACTCTCGCAGGTGTTATATCAGTAAGTATTTATCAAAAAATAAACTTATTCAATAAAACAATATTCTCATTTCTGTGTTTAATAAGTACTTTTATCGGAGGGATAATTTTCTTATTCAGCACAATGCCAAGAGAGAAGATTGATCTATACTCCACCCTTTTCGCAAATATATTTCTATTCTCCGTCATTATAACATTTATAATATCCGGAGTCAGAAAAAAAATAAATGTATATGAATCTTTTGTAGAAGGAGCTAAAGAGGGATTTTCTACAGCAGTGAGAATTATACCTTATTTGGTAGCAATCCTTGTTGGAGTAGCTGTATTTAGAGCTTCAGGAACAATGGATCTAATAATAAAAGGAATTGAGTATATTATAGGTTTTTTAGGCTTGGATACAAGTTTTGTTGGTGGATTACCAACAGCTATAATGAAACCTCTAAGCGGAAGCGGCGCCAGAGGGTTAATGGTAGACGCAATGAAAACTTACGGTGCTGATTCATTCGTAGGTCGCCTATCTTGCATATTCCAGGGTTCAACAGATACTACATTCTATATTTTAGCAGTATATTTCGGTAGCGTGGGAATCAGAAAAACCCGCCATGCAGTTGCATGCGGCTTAATAGCCGATTTAGCCGGAGTTATTGCTGCCATTTCAGTTTGTTATTTATTCTTTTATTAA
- the mnmG gene encoding tRNA uridine-5-carboxymethylaminomethyl(34) synthesis enzyme MnmG — MDFKYDVIVIGAGHAGCEAAAAAANLGSKTCLITMDMNKIAQMSCNPAVGGIAKGQIVREIDALGGYMGLVTDKTAIQFRMLNRSKGPAMWSPRAQCDRNKFIWTWREILENIPNLNIWQDTVKEIIVENGEIVGLRTYLDVEFRAKCVVLTAGTFLNGLMHIGKTKLPGGRMAEPASYLLTESIARHGVKFGRMKTGTPVRIDGRSVNYGLMGTQDGENDFHKFSYMDTPTKNLKQLDCWTCYTNEEVHQILRNGLADSPLFNGQIQSIGPRYCPSIETKIVTFPDKEQHQLFLEPEGETTKELYLNGFSSSLPLDIQINALKKIPAFKDLVIYRPGYAIEYDYFDPTQLKHTLESKIIGNLFFAGQVNGTTGYEEAGGQGIIAGINAHQNCHNGEEFILGRDEAYIGVLIDDLVTKGVDEPYRMFTSRAEYRILLRQDDADMRLTEKSYNLGLAKSDRYALLTKKREEVKRITEFASNYSVKPAYINEALENIGTTPLRQGCKLIDLINRPQITLETISESIPAFKEELDKVEERKEEIKEAAEILIKYKGYINRERLIADKIERLETIKIKGKFDYDSINSISTEARQKLIKIDPETIAQASRIPGISPSDINVLLVLLRK; from the coding sequence ATGGATTTTAAGTACGATGTAATTGTTATCGGAGCAGGACATGCCGGTTGCGAAGCTGCAGCTGCGGCCGCAAATCTGGGATCAAAAACATGTCTTATTACGATGGACATGAATAAAATTGCTCAGATGAGTTGCAATCCTGCCGTTGGGGGTATTGCTAAAGGACAAATTGTTCGGGAAATCGATGCATTGGGTGGTTATATGGGATTAGTTACCGACAAAACGGCTATCCAATTCCGCATGCTTAACCGATCAAAAGGACCTGCAATGTGGAGCCCACGTGCACAATGTGATAGAAACAAGTTTATATGGACATGGAGAGAGATTCTCGAAAATATCCCGAATCTCAATATCTGGCAGGATACCGTAAAGGAAATTATCGTTGAAAACGGAGAAATTGTAGGTTTAAGAACATACCTTGATGTTGAATTTCGCGCCAAATGTGTCGTTCTCACCGCAGGAACTTTCCTCAACGGATTAATGCATATTGGGAAGACTAAACTTCCGGGAGGAAGAATGGCTGAACCAGCATCTTATCTTTTGACCGAATCCATCGCCAGACATGGAGTTAAGTTCGGTAGAATGAAAACAGGTACCCCTGTTCGTATTGACGGCCGGAGCGTAAATTATGGTTTGATGGGAACTCAGGATGGAGAAAATGACTTCCACAAGTTTTCATATATGGATACTCCGACAAAAAATCTCAAGCAACTAGACTGCTGGACTTGTTATACAAATGAGGAAGTACACCAGATACTTAGAAATGGATTAGCAGATTCTCCCCTATTCAACGGACAAATTCAAAGCATTGGTCCACGATATTGCCCAAGTATAGAAACAAAGATTGTTACCTTCCCAGACAAGGAACAACATCAGCTATTCCTTGAACCAGAAGGAGAAACTACAAAGGAATTATATTTAAATGGGTTCTCTTCATCGCTTCCGTTGGACATTCAGATCAATGCCCTTAAAAAGATTCCTGCTTTCAAGGATTTGGTTATCTATCGCCCGGGATATGCAATTGAATACGATTACTTCGATCCTACTCAACTAAAGCATACGTTGGAATCGAAGATTATCGGAAATCTATTCTTCGCCGGACAAGTAAACGGAACTACCGGTTATGAAGAAGCTGGCGGACAAGGTATCATTGCCGGAATAAATGCTCATCAGAATTGCCATAACGGAGAAGAATTCATCTTAGGAAGAGACGAAGCATATATTGGCGTATTAATCGACGATTTGGTAACCAAAGGAGTTGATGAGCCTTATAGAATGTTTACTTCGCGCGCTGAATACAGAATATTACTTCGCCAGGATGATGCTGATATGCGATTGACTGAGAAATCATATAATCTGGGATTGGCAAAAAGCGATCGTTACGCTCTTTTAACCAAGAAAAGAGAAGAAGTGAAACGTATTACAGAGTTTGCGAGCAATTATTCTGTAAAACCAGCTTATATAAATGAGGCTCTTGAAAATATTGGTACAACACCATTGAGACAAGGATGCAAGTTGATAGATTTGATTAATCGTCCTCAGATTACCCTTGAGACTATTTCAGAATCTATCCCTGCATTCAAAGAAGAGCTTGATAAAGTTGAGGAGAGAAAAGAGGAAATAAAAGAAGCTGCTGAGATTTTGATCAAGTATAAAGGATACATTAATCGTGAAAGATTAATTGCCGATAAGATTGAAAGATTGGAGACAATCAAGATAAAAGGGAAATTCGATTATGATTCTATAAATTCTATTTCTACTGAAGCGAGACAAAAGCTTATCAAAATAGATCCCGAAACAATTGCTCAGGCAAGCAGAATTCCAGGAATTTCCCCGAGCGATATCAACGTGCTATTGGTGCTTTTAAGGAAGTAA
- a CDS encoding AraC family transcriptional regulator — MQSLFKQFVTQLGLLKEKGTLETDIIDGLDPSIINLNQEVHIYKEVLYNLDSKQIYLDPSLSLIKLSSVVGTNTTYLSNSINKYFGCNFKTLINRYRIEYCKKLLGNNPMSVPIKEIAKKCGFSSVSAFYASFKKITGISPVQYRMLIIYRNETNKELDNEI, encoded by the coding sequence ATGCAGAGTCTATTTAAGCAGTTTGTAACCCAACTCGGTTTGTTAAAAGAAAAGGGAACTTTGGAAACCGATATTATTGATGGTCTAGATCCTTCGATAATTAATTTAAATCAAGAAGTGCATATTTATAAAGAAGTGCTTTATAATTTGGATTCCAAACAAATCTATTTAGATCCTTCTTTATCGCTAATAAAGCTTAGTTCTGTTGTAGGGACTAATACTACCTACTTATCTAATTCGATTAATAAATATTTTGGATGCAATTTCAAAACACTAATAAACAGATATAGAATAGAGTATTGCAAGAAGCTCCTTGGTAATAATCCAATGTCTGTTCCTATTAAAGAGATTGCAAAGAAATGTGGATTTTCATCTGTCAGTGCGTTTTATGCATCATTTAAAAAAATAACCGGCATCTCTCCTGTACAATATAGAATGTTGATAATCTACAGAAATGAAACAAATAAAGAGTTAGATAATGAAATTTGA